Proteins from a single region of Nakamurella deserti:
- a CDS encoding iron-siderophore ABC transporter substrate-binding protein, with translation MSFIRSHRSVIAAGLAVVLLAAAGCGSDSGSAASTTTTPAPAASSDAPSAGTSGSTAATFPVTIEHAFGSTEIPAAPERVVALGWGSADAALALGVVPVGVDKQSYGADADGFMPWFAEALTAAGGDKPAALTTGDSPAFEEIIATDPDLILATYSGITEADYAKLSAIAPTVAYPETAWSTPWRDVITTAGTALGKSAEAETLLSDIDGRIADAAAAHPEFAGKTIAAVAVDPAAFYVYTPADPRVEYLEDLGFTVAPSVTELDTKESTFFYTLSLENVDKLTSDVLLSYAATEERTAEILADPTLATMSQIKAGTVATISGESLVSSVSPPTALSLPWGLDDFVSALSAAAAKA, from the coding sequence GTGTCCTTCATCCGGAGTCACCGATCGGTCATCGCGGCCGGCCTGGCCGTCGTCCTGCTCGCGGCCGCCGGCTGCGGCAGCGACAGCGGATCGGCTGCGTCGACCACGACCACCCCGGCGCCCGCCGCCTCGTCGGACGCGCCGTCCGCCGGCACGTCCGGCAGCACCGCCGCCACCTTCCCGGTGACCATCGAGCACGCCTTCGGCTCCACCGAGATCCCCGCCGCCCCCGAGCGTGTGGTGGCGTTGGGCTGGGGCTCCGCCGACGCGGCGCTGGCGCTCGGCGTGGTCCCGGTGGGGGTGGACAAGCAGTCCTACGGCGCCGACGCCGACGGGTTCATGCCGTGGTTCGCCGAGGCGCTGACCGCGGCCGGCGGCGACAAGCCCGCTGCCCTGACCACCGGTGACTCCCCGGCGTTCGAGGAGATCATCGCGACCGACCCCGACCTCATCCTGGCGACGTACTCCGGTATCACCGAGGCCGACTACGCCAAGTTGTCGGCGATCGCACCGACGGTGGCCTACCCGGAGACCGCCTGGAGCACGCCGTGGCGGGACGTCATCACCACCGCCGGGACCGCCCTCGGCAAGTCCGCCGAGGCCGAGACGCTGCTGTCCGACATCGACGGCCGGATCGCCGACGCGGCGGCCGCGCACCCCGAGTTCGCCGGCAAGACCATCGCCGCCGTCGCCGTCGACCCGGCCGCCTTCTACGTCTACACCCCGGCCGATCCGCGGGTGGAGTACCTGGAGGACCTCGGCTTCACAGTGGCCCCGAGCGTCACCGAGCTCGACACCAAGGAGTCGACCTTCTTCTACACGTTGAGCCTGGAGAACGTGGACAAGCTCACCTCGGACGTGCTGCTCAGCTACGCCGCGACCGAGGAGCGCACCGCGGAGATCCTGGCCGACCCGACGCTGGCCACGATGTCGCAGATCAAGGCGGGCACCGTCGCCACCATCAGCGGTGAATCGCTGGTGTCCTCGGTGTCGCCGCCCACCGCACTGTCGCTGCCGTGGGGACTGGACGATTTCGTCTCCGCGCTGAGCGCGGCGGCCGCCAAGGCCTGA
- a CDS encoding ATP-dependent DNA ligase: MRLPVMPPVSPMLAKPAAAIPAGQLYEPKWDGFRSIIFRDGNEVEIGSRNEKPMTRYFPEVVEAVLANFPERAVIDGEIIVADLDGNTLDFEALQQRVHPAASRVTMLSKATPASFVAFDLLAVGDENLMDEPFAVRRERLVAALADARPPVHITPATTDGAEAQRWFDEFEGAGLDGLIAKRLDLRYQPDKRVMTKIKHERTADCVVAGYRTHKTDDEAIGSVLLGLYDDRGVLASVGVIGAFPMATRRKLFAELQPLVTTFDGHPWNWAALQEGERTPQKNAGSRWNSGKDLSFTPLRPERVVEVRYDYMEGERFRHTGQFVRWRPDRDPESCTYAQLEQVVRFNLADVLST, translated from the coding sequence GTGCGCCTACCCGTGATGCCCCCGGTCTCCCCGATGCTCGCCAAGCCCGCCGCCGCCATCCCGGCCGGTCAGCTCTACGAGCCGAAATGGGACGGCTTCCGCTCGATCATCTTCCGCGACGGGAACGAGGTCGAGATCGGCAGCCGCAACGAGAAGCCCATGACCCGGTACTTCCCGGAGGTCGTCGAGGCGGTGCTGGCCAACTTCCCGGAGCGGGCCGTCATCGACGGCGAGATCATCGTGGCCGACCTGGATGGCAACACCCTGGACTTCGAAGCCCTGCAGCAACGGGTGCATCCGGCGGCCAGCCGGGTGACCATGCTCAGCAAGGCCACCCCGGCCAGCTTCGTCGCGTTCGACCTGCTGGCCGTCGGTGACGAGAACCTGATGGACGAGCCCTTCGCCGTCCGCCGCGAGCGGTTGGTCGCCGCACTGGCCGACGCCCGGCCGCCCGTCCACATCACGCCCGCCACCACCGACGGCGCCGAGGCGCAGCGCTGGTTCGACGAGTTCGAGGGAGCGGGGCTGGACGGGCTGATCGCCAAGCGGCTGGACCTGCGGTACCAGCCCGACAAGCGGGTGATGACCAAGATCAAGCACGAACGCACCGCCGACTGTGTGGTTGCGGGATACCGCACCCACAAGACCGACGACGAGGCCATCGGCTCGGTGCTGCTGGGCCTGTACGACGACCGTGGGGTGCTCGCCTCGGTCGGGGTGATCGGCGCGTTCCCGATGGCCACCCGCCGGAAGCTCTTCGCCGAACTCCAACCGCTGGTCACCACCTTCGACGGCCACCCGTGGAACTGGGCCGCGCTGCAGGAGGGGGAGCGGACCCCGCAGAAGAACGCCGGCAGTCGCTGGAACTCCGGCAAGGACCTGTCGTTCACGCCGCTGCGTCCGGAGCGGGTGGTCGAGGTGCGGTACGACTACATGGAGGGTGAGCGGTTCCGGCACACCGGCCAGTTCGTCCGTTGGCGTCCCGACCGCGACCCGGAGTCGTGCACCTACGCCCAGCTCGAGCAGGTGGTCCGGTTCAACCTGGCCGACGTGCTGTCGACCTGA
- the ligD gene encoding non-homologous end-joining DNA ligase: MVDAEVLEIAAPDGSVRPVRISSPGRVLWPEVGVTKLELARYLVSVGDAFVRNAGDRPVSLERFPGGVDGERFFSKNPPKGAPAWSRSVMCTYPSGRRHPQLVIDEIATAVWAAQMNTVTFHPWPSRAADIDLPDEMRIDLDPQPGVGVAEAVEAAHALRELLAGIGLTAWPKTSGNRGIHVFVPIVPELEFLDVRHAVIGVARELERRLPDLVTTAWWKEERGRRIFVDFNQANRDRTIAAAYSPRPLPAATVSMPLRWDQLDGVDPAAFTVRSVPGIVDSDGDAWETMHDSPGDVRAALALWDADVTERGLGELPFPPDFPKMPGEPPRVQPSKKNAANWDDQGRPVTS; encoded by the coding sequence ATGGTCGACGCCGAAGTCCTCGAGATCGCCGCACCCGACGGATCGGTCCGTCCGGTGCGGATCAGCAGCCCCGGCCGGGTGCTGTGGCCGGAGGTCGGCGTGACCAAGCTCGAGCTCGCGCGGTACCTGGTGTCGGTGGGCGACGCGTTCGTCCGCAACGCGGGCGACCGGCCGGTGAGCCTGGAGCGGTTCCCCGGCGGCGTCGACGGAGAACGGTTCTTCTCCAAGAACCCGCCGAAGGGCGCACCGGCGTGGTCCCGGTCGGTGATGTGCACCTATCCGTCCGGTCGCCGGCATCCCCAGCTGGTGATCGACGAGATCGCCACCGCGGTGTGGGCGGCCCAGATGAACACGGTGACCTTTCACCCGTGGCCGTCGCGGGCGGCCGACATCGACCTGCCCGACGAGATGCGGATCGACCTCGACCCCCAGCCGGGCGTGGGGGTGGCCGAGGCGGTCGAGGCGGCGCACGCACTGCGGGAGCTGCTGGCCGGCATCGGGCTGACGGCGTGGCCGAAGACGTCGGGCAACCGCGGGATCCACGTCTTCGTGCCGATCGTGCCGGAGCTGGAGTTCCTCGACGTGCGGCATGCGGTCATCGGGGTCGCCCGGGAGCTCGAGCGGCGGCTGCCCGACCTGGTGACCACGGCGTGGTGGAAGGAGGAACGTGGGCGGCGCATCTTCGTCGACTTCAACCAGGCCAACCGGGATCGCACCATCGCCGCGGCGTACAGCCCGAGACCCCTCCCGGCGGCGACGGTCTCGATGCCGCTGCGGTGGGATCAGCTCGACGGGGTGGACCCGGCGGCGTTCACGGTGCGCTCCGTGCCCGGGATCGTCGACTCCGACGGTGACGCCTGGGAGACCATGCACGACTCCCCCGGCGACGTCCGGGCCGCCCTGGCCCTGTGGGACGCCGACGTGACCGAACGCGGTCTGGGCGAGCTCCCGTTCCCACCCGACTTCCCGAAAATGCCCGGCGAGCCGCCCCGCGTGCAGCCGAGCAAGAAGAACGCCGCCAACTGGGACGACCAGGGCAGGCCGGTCACGTCCTGA
- a CDS encoding UBP-type zinc finger domain-containing protein — protein MSDPTIDGIDVAVPPSGSGCVECLAAGGWWFHLRRCARCGHIGCCDSSPAQHATEHATTSGHPFVTSFEPGEDWFWNYADENFYDGPRLADPQSHPADQPAPGPRGAVPRDWQEHLHR, from the coding sequence ATGAGCGACCCGACCATCGACGGCATCGACGTCGCCGTGCCGCCCAGCGGCAGCGGATGCGTGGAGTGCTTGGCCGCCGGCGGCTGGTGGTTCCACCTGCGCCGCTGCGCCCGGTGCGGGCACATCGGCTGCTGCGACTCCTCGCCCGCCCAGCACGCCACGGAGCACGCCACGACCAGCGGGCATCCGTTCGTCACCAGCTTCGAGCCGGGCGAGGACTGGTTCTGGAACTACGCCGACGAGAACTTCTACGACGGACCGCGGTTGGCCGATCCGCAGTCGCACCCGGCCGACCAGCCCGCGCCCGGACCCCGCGGTGCCGTGCCGCGGGACTGGCAGGAGCACCTGCACCGCTGA
- a CDS encoding ATP-binding protein, which translates to MTADTSTTSASAPTAGPAPAGGEAVERIDRDELRSLFLFRELSDEQLGWLQERGHVAAFPAGPVYVEGDEATCFYVLLDGGVALSRRVGADDIEVNRTTHRGVYSGAMQAYLENQVPQVYTSSLTATEPSRFFVLDAALFAEFMRQWFPMALHLLEGLFFGIRNMNEATEQRERLLALGSLSAGLTHELNNPAAAAVRATSALRDRVGHMRHKLRMIAEGTYDREVLVVLIKLQEDATDRVRFAPDLTPLQVNDAEDELGDWLDGHGIADAWELAPTFVQAGLDTDWLDQMAGQLPPDVLEGATRWLMYTLETELLMSEIFDSTTRISTLVGAAKQYSQMDRAPFQPADVNELLKSTLVMLYGKFGGGITVVKDLAPGLPKVPAYAAELNQVWTNIIDNAVSAMGGTGTLTLRTALVGDHVHIEIGDTGPGIPAEVRGRIFEPFFTTKPVGEGTGLGLDISWRIIVKRHHGDLSVTSSPGDTRFLIRLPLHPAGHDLPSLDGAIPQPEES; encoded by the coding sequence ATGACCGCCGACACCAGCACCACCTCGGCCAGCGCACCGACCGCCGGCCCGGCACCTGCCGGCGGTGAAGCGGTGGAACGCATCGACCGGGACGAGCTGCGGTCGCTGTTCCTGTTCCGCGAGCTGTCCGACGAACAGCTCGGCTGGCTGCAGGAGCGCGGACACGTGGCGGCGTTCCCGGCCGGCCCGGTGTACGTCGAGGGCGACGAGGCGACGTGCTTCTACGTGCTGCTCGACGGCGGCGTCGCGCTGTCCCGCCGGGTCGGTGCCGACGACATCGAGGTGAACCGCACGACCCACCGCGGGGTCTACTCCGGCGCCATGCAGGCCTACCTGGAGAACCAGGTGCCGCAGGTCTACACCAGCAGTCTCACCGCGACGGAGCCGTCGCGGTTCTTCGTCCTCGACGCCGCCCTGTTCGCGGAGTTCATGCGGCAGTGGTTCCCGATGGCCCTGCACCTGCTGGAGGGGCTGTTCTTCGGCATCCGCAACATGAACGAGGCCACCGAGCAGCGGGAGCGCCTGCTGGCCCTCGGCTCGCTGTCGGCCGGGCTGACCCACGAGCTGAACAACCCGGCGGCGGCGGCGGTCCGGGCCACCTCGGCCCTGCGCGACCGGGTCGGTCACATGCGGCACAAGCTGCGGATGATCGCCGAGGGCACCTACGACCGCGAGGTGCTGGTCGTGCTCATCAAGCTCCAGGAGGACGCCACCGACCGGGTGCGCTTCGCCCCCGACCTGACGCCGCTGCAGGTCAACGACGCCGAGGACGAGCTCGGCGACTGGCTCGACGGCCACGGCATCGCCGACGCCTGGGAGCTGGCCCCGACGTTCGTCCAGGCCGGGCTGGACACCGACTGGCTCGACCAGATGGCCGGCCAGCTGCCGCCCGACGTGCTCGAGGGGGCCACCCGGTGGCTGATGTACACGTTGGAGACCGAGCTGCTGATGTCGGAGATCTTCGACTCCACCACCCGGATCTCGACGTTGGTCGGTGCGGCCAAGCAGTACTCCCAGATGGATCGCGCGCCGTTCCAGCCGGCCGACGTCAACGAGCTGCTCAAGAGCACCCTGGTGATGCTGTACGGCAAGTTCGGTGGCGGCATCACCGTGGTCAAGGACCTCGCGCCAGGGCTGCCGAAGGTGCCCGCGTACGCCGCGGAACTCAATCAGGTGTGGACCAACATCATCGACAACGCGGTGTCGGCGATGGGCGGGACGGGCACGCTGACGCTGCGCACCGCGCTGGTCGGCGACCACGTCCACATCGAGATCGGCGACACCGGACCGGGGATCCCGGCCGAGGTGCGCGGGCGCATCTTCGAACCGTTCTTCACCACCAAGCCCGTCGGCGAGGGAACGGGTCTGGGACTGGACATCTCGTGGCGGATCATCGTCAAGCGCCACCACGGGGACCTGTCGGTCACCTCGTCCCCGGGGGACACCCGGTTCCTCATCCGGCTGCCGTTGCACCCGGCCGGACACGACCTGCCGTCGCTGGACGGCGCCATCCCGCAACCCGAGGAGAGCTGA
- a CDS encoding DUF485 domain-containing protein gives MADTSTPAGSSPTGGSGTGEPDWVAFQASPEFDRLRRAVRRFVFPTTVAFLAWYVLYVLLVAYARPFMNTQVFGNINIGLIFGLLQFVSTFAIAIVYARYADRKMDPLAAELRPEIEGSLR, from the coding sequence ATGGCTGACACATCGACGCCGGCGGGGAGTTCGCCCACGGGCGGCTCCGGCACCGGCGAACCGGACTGGGTGGCCTTCCAGGCCAGCCCGGAGTTCGATCGGCTGCGACGGGCGGTGCGCCGCTTCGTCTTCCCGACCACGGTGGCGTTCCTGGCCTGGTACGTGCTCTACGTGCTGCTCGTCGCCTACGCGCGCCCGTTCATGAACACGCAGGTGTTCGGCAACATCAACATCGGGCTGATCTTCGGCCTGCTGCAGTTCGTCTCGACGTTCGCGATCGCCATCGTCTACGCCCGCTACGCGGACCGGAAGATGGACCCGCTGGCCGCGGAGCTCCGACCGGAGATCGAGGGATCGCTGCGATGA
- a CDS encoding cation acetate symporter — MNAPVLLSAAAAEADTSHRTLTILLFAVFVAITLGITIRASRQTRTAADFYAGGRSFTGFQNGLAIGGDYMSAASFLGIAGIIALYGYDGFLYSIGFLVAWLVALLLVAELMRNTGKYTMADVLSFRMRQRPVRTAASISTVVVSIFYLLAQMVGAGTLVSLLLGITSPAAKNLTIAGVGVLMIIYVVFGGMKGTTWVQIVKAVLLITGAAIMTFWVLGKYGFNVSSLLGAAAENSGKSGFLEPGLYYGKETADAAATLFSKLDFISLGIALVLGTAGLPHILIRFYTVPDSKTARKSVNWAIGIIGVFYLMTLIIGFGAAALLGQKEITDRNPAGNTAAPQLAEALGGQGTTLGAVMLSVIAAVAFATILAVVAGLTLASSSSLAHDLYANVIRKGEATGDEEVKVGRIAAVVIGAVAIALAIPAQGLNVAFLVAIAFAIAASANLPSILLSLFWKRFNTRGATWGIYGGLGSALLLLIFSPNVSGKPANPTTGKSPSLISNPDIDFSWFPLDNPGLVSIPLGFLFAVLGTVTSKEWNKAKWAEMEVRSLTGAHAEKAAEH, encoded by the coding sequence ATGAACGCCCCCGTCCTGCTGTCCGCCGCCGCGGCGGAGGCCGACACCTCACACCGCACCCTGACCATCTTGCTGTTCGCGGTGTTCGTCGCCATCACCCTCGGCATCACCATCCGGGCCAGCCGGCAGACCCGGACGGCCGCCGACTTCTACGCCGGTGGCCGCTCGTTCACCGGGTTCCAGAACGGCCTGGCCATCGGTGGCGACTACATGTCGGCGGCGTCGTTCCTCGGCATCGCCGGCATCATTGCGCTCTACGGCTACGACGGCTTCCTGTACTCGATCGGCTTCCTGGTGGCCTGGCTGGTGGCGTTGCTGCTGGTCGCGGAGCTGATGCGCAACACCGGCAAGTACACGATGGCCGACGTCCTGTCGTTCCGGATGCGGCAGCGGCCGGTCCGCACGGCTGCGTCGATCTCCACCGTGGTGGTGTCGATCTTCTACCTGCTGGCGCAGATGGTCGGCGCCGGGACGCTGGTCTCGCTGCTGCTGGGCATCACCTCACCGGCGGCGAAGAACCTGACCATCGCCGGTGTCGGCGTCCTGATGATCATCTACGTCGTCTTCGGCGGGATGAAGGGCACCACCTGGGTGCAGATCGTCAAGGCGGTGCTGCTGATCACGGGTGCGGCGATCATGACGTTCTGGGTCCTCGGCAAGTACGGCTTCAACGTGTCGTCGCTGCTCGGGGCGGCCGCCGAGAACTCCGGGAAGTCCGGCTTCCTGGAGCCCGGTCTGTACTACGGCAAGGAGACCGCGGACGCCGCGGCGACGCTGTTCTCCAAGCTGGACTTCATCTCCCTGGGCATCGCCCTGGTGCTCGGCACCGCCGGCCTGCCGCACATCCTGATCCGCTTCTACACGGTGCCGGACTCCAAGACCGCGCGGAAGTCGGTCAACTGGGCGATCGGCATCATCGGGGTGTTCTACCTGATGACGCTGATCATCGGCTTCGGGGCGGCGGCGCTGCTCGGTCAGAAGGAGATCACCGACCGCAATCCCGCCGGCAACACCGCGGCACCGCAACTCGCCGAGGCGCTCGGCGGGCAGGGCACCACGCTCGGCGCGGTGATGCTGTCGGTCATCGCCGCGGTCGCGTTCGCCACGATTCTCGCGGTCGTCGCGGGCCTCACGCTGGCATCCTCGTCGTCGCTGGCGCACGACCTGTACGCCAACGTCATCCGCAAGGGCGAGGCCACCGGCGACGAGGAGGTCAAGGTCGGCCGGATCGCCGCGGTGGTGATCGGTGCGGTCGCGATCGCGCTGGCCATCCCGGCGCAGGGCCTCAACGTCGCCTTCCTGGTGGCGATCGCCTTCGCCATCGCCGCGTCGGCGAACCTGCCGTCGATCCTGCTGTCGCTGTTCTGGAAGCGGTTCAACACCCGCGGCGCGACCTGGGGCATCTACGGCGGGCTCGGGTCGGCGTTGCTGCTGCTGATCTTCTCCCCGAACGTCAGCGGCAAGCCCGCGAACCCGACCACGGGCAAGTCCCCCAGCCTGATCAGCAACCCGGACATCGACTTCTCCTGGTTCCCGCTGGACAACCCGGGTCTGGTGTCGATCCCGCTGGGCTTCCTGTTCGCCGTGCTGGGCACCGTCACCAGCAAGGAGTGGAACAAGGCGAAGTGGGCCGAGATGGAGGTGCGCTCGCTCACCGGGGCGCACGCCGAGAAGGCCGCCGAGCACTGA
- a CDS encoding FAD-dependent oxidoreductase, whose protein sequence is MTQPSAGRPEARPAILTVDDDPSVSRAVARDLRRRYGADHRIVRADSGADALTALKEMKLRGDQVAILLADHRMPQMSGLEFLEHAMDLFPGAKRVLLTAYADTDAAIDAINVVDLDYYLLKPWDPPEEKLYPVIDAMLDSWRAADHHPVPETKVVGHRWSARSSAVRDFLARNQIPYRWYLSDSPEGERLLTAAGAAADRLPVVIATGGEVLIEPTDAELAAQVGLSTSAASDFYDVVVVGGGPAGLGAAVYAASEGLRTVLVERIATGGQAGQSSRIENYLGFPDGVSGAQLTERARRQALKFGSELLTTRDAVGVTVNGSARTVTFSDGVEINAHSVILATGVSYRQLASAQLDALTGRGVYYGSALTEASNCAGQEVFIVGGANSAGQAAVYFARHARRVVMLVRGASLEASMSYYLIQQIENIPNIEVRTCTEVVDGSGDDHLETLTLRNNATGGVDTVPAQWLFVFIGAQPRTDWLDTAILRDAHGFILTGPDLAVEGGRPPAWPLDRPPYHLETSVPGVFVAGDVRSESVKRVASAVGEGAMAVTLVHRYLAKL, encoded by the coding sequence ATGACCCAGCCGTCTGCCGGCCGGCCCGAGGCCCGACCGGCGATCCTGACCGTCGACGACGATCCGAGCGTGTCCCGGGCGGTGGCCCGCGACCTGCGACGCCGCTACGGCGCCGACCACCGGATCGTCCGCGCCGACTCGGGCGCGGACGCGCTGACCGCTCTCAAGGAGATGAAGCTCCGCGGCGACCAGGTCGCGATCCTGCTCGCCGACCACCGGATGCCGCAGATGAGCGGGCTGGAGTTCCTCGAGCACGCCATGGACCTGTTCCCGGGGGCCAAGCGGGTGCTGCTCACCGCCTACGCCGACACCGACGCCGCCATCGACGCGATCAACGTGGTCGACCTGGACTACTACCTGCTCAAGCCGTGGGACCCGCCGGAGGAGAAGCTGTACCCGGTCATCGACGCGATGCTGGACTCGTGGCGGGCCGCCGACCACCATCCGGTGCCGGAGACCAAGGTCGTCGGACACCGCTGGTCGGCCCGGTCCAGCGCGGTGCGCGACTTCCTGGCCCGCAACCAGATCCCGTACCGCTGGTACCTCTCGGACTCCCCGGAGGGGGAGCGGCTGCTCACCGCCGCCGGCGCGGCCGCCGACCGGCTGCCGGTGGTCATCGCCACCGGCGGTGAGGTGCTGATCGAGCCGACCGACGCGGAACTGGCCGCCCAGGTGGGTCTGTCGACGTCGGCGGCGTCGGACTTCTACGACGTGGTGGTCGTCGGCGGGGGGCCGGCCGGACTCGGGGCGGCGGTGTACGCGGCGTCGGAAGGGCTGCGGACCGTGCTGGTCGAACGCATCGCCACCGGTGGTCAGGCCGGTCAGAGCTCCCGGATCGAGAACTACCTCGGTTTCCCGGACGGGGTCTCGGGGGCCCAGCTCACCGAGCGGGCCCGGCGGCAGGCGCTGAAGTTCGGCTCGGAGCTGCTGACCACCCGGGATGCGGTGGGCGTCACCGTCAACGGTTCCGCGCGGACCGTCACCTTCTCCGACGGCGTCGAGATCAACGCCCACAGCGTCATCCTCGCGACCGGGGTGTCCTACCGGCAGCTCGCCTCGGCGCAGCTGGACGCCCTCACCGGTCGCGGGGTGTACTACGGCTCCGCGCTCACCGAGGCGAGCAACTGCGCCGGCCAGGAGGTGTTCATCGTCGGCGGCGCCAACTCCGCCGGCCAGGCCGCGGTCTACTTCGCCCGGCACGCCCGCCGGGTGGTGATGCTGGTGCGCGGCGCGTCGCTGGAGGCGTCGATGTCGTACTACCTGATCCAGCAGATCGAGAACATCCCGAACATCGAGGTGCGGACCTGCACCGAGGTCGTCGACGGCAGCGGGGACGACCATCTCGAGACGCTGACGCTGCGCAACAACGCCACCGGCGGGGTCGACACCGTCCCGGCGCAGTGGCTCTTCGTCTTCATCGGCGCCCAGCCGCGCACCGACTGGCTCGACACCGCGATCCTGCGGGACGCGCACGGCTTCATCCTGACCGGACCGGATCTCGCGGTGGAGGGGGGCCGACCGCCCGCCTGGCCGCTGGACCGGCCGCCGTACCACCTGGAGACGAGCGTCCCGGGGGTGTTCGTCGCCGGCGACGTCCGCAGCGAATCGGTGAAACGGGTGGCGTCGGCCGTGGGCGAGGGCGCGATGGCCGTCACGCTGGTGCACCGCTACCTGGCCAAGCTCTGA
- a CDS encoding MFS transporter encodes MSEPSASTRTRFPAPFLNVLVNTLFVSVIDFTVFFAITFFVYLETRSVFATAIIAGLYLVTTASTGIWFGSLVDHHRKKSVMMLSTAASAVLYVVALVLERTAAPGAFGDPASVRLWVFVVVLMFGVIAGNIRGIAMPTLVTILIDENSRDRANGLVGSAQGVSFLVTSVISGVLVAWGGMFAVLVVALAVNLLAMVHLSWVRVPERQIVRVEGAAGRTDLRGTYRMVRRTPGLLALILFSTFNNFLGGAFMALMDAYGLSMVSVRAWGFLWGVLSTGLIIGGLLIARIGLGGNPVRTLLAANLVLWVVTVAFPLQPSVLMLSVGMYVYMLLVPFVEAAEQTVLQRVVPLERQGRVFGFAQSVEQSASPLTAFLIGPVAQFLFIPFMTDGAGAAWIGGWFGTGPARGIALVFILVAVIGIVVTAWALRSRFYRLLSRQYREAPPETAAPGTSGAAVTLPADVDRTV; translated from the coding sequence ATGAGCGAGCCGTCCGCCTCCACCCGGACGCGGTTCCCGGCGCCGTTCCTCAACGTGCTGGTCAACACGTTGTTCGTGTCGGTCATCGACTTCACCGTGTTCTTCGCCATCACCTTCTTCGTCTACCTGGAGACACGGTCGGTGTTTGCGACCGCGATCATCGCCGGTCTGTACCTGGTGACGACCGCGAGCACCGGCATCTGGTTCGGCAGCCTGGTCGACCACCACCGCAAGAAGTCGGTGATGATGCTGTCCACGGCGGCGTCGGCCGTGCTCTACGTCGTCGCCCTGGTTCTCGAGCGCACCGCCGCGCCGGGGGCGTTCGGTGATCCGGCGAGTGTGCGGCTGTGGGTCTTCGTGGTGGTGCTGATGTTCGGTGTGATCGCCGGCAACATCCGCGGGATCGCGATGCCCACCCTCGTCACCATCCTCATCGACGAGAACAGCCGCGACCGGGCCAACGGGCTGGTCGGCTCGGCCCAGGGGGTGTCGTTCCTGGTCACGTCGGTGATCAGCGGCGTGCTGGTGGCCTGGGGCGGGATGTTCGCCGTCCTCGTGGTGGCGCTGGCGGTCAACCTGCTGGCGATGGTGCACCTGTCGTGGGTGCGGGTGCCGGAGAGACAGATCGTCCGGGTCGAGGGGGCCGCGGGCAGGACCGACCTCCGCGGGACCTACCGGATGGTCCGCCGGACCCCCGGCCTGCTCGCGTTGATCCTGTTCTCCACCTTCAACAACTTCCTCGGCGGTGCGTTCATGGCCCTGATGGACGCCTACGGGCTGTCCATGGTGTCGGTCCGCGCCTGGGGATTCCTCTGGGGTGTGCTCAGCACCGGCCTGATCATCGGCGGTCTGCTGATCGCCCGGATCGGCCTCGGCGGCAACCCGGTGCGGACACTGCTGGCCGCGAACCTGGTGCTGTGGGTGGTGACGGTGGCGTTCCCGTTGCAGCCGTCGGTGCTGATGCTGTCGGTGGGGATGTACGTCTACATGCTGCTGGTGCCGTTCGTGGAGGCGGCCGAACAGACGGTGCTGCAGCGGGTGGTGCCGCTGGAGCGTCAGGGGCGGGTCTTCGGCTTCGCGCAGAGCGTCGAGCAGTCCGCGTCACCGTTGACGGCGTTCCTCATCGGCCCGGTCGCGCAGTTCCTGTTCATCCCGTTCATGACCGACGGCGCGGGCGCGGCCTGGATCGGCGGCTGGTTCGGCACCGGGCCGGCCCGCGGGATCGCGCTGGTGTTCATCCTCGTCGCGGTGATCGGGATCGTGGTCACGGCGTGGGCGCTGCGGTCCCGCTTCTATCGGCTGCTGTCGCGCCAGTACCGGGAGGCCCCGCCGGAAACGGCGGCCCCGGGCACCTCCGGCGCGGCGGTGACACTGCCGGCGGACGTCGACCGGACGGTGTGA